A genome region from Danio aesculapii chromosome 2, fDanAes4.1, whole genome shotgun sequence includes the following:
- the xcr1b.1 gene encoding chemokine XC receptor 1, with protein MDLQSVTTNQFENITPEYSDYLDEACNKMNVIQFGTTVTPIIFIIVVVFSCVGNTLVLCVLVMYENLRCLTNTFLLNLAISDLIFTVGLPFWAYYYVNGWTLGDQACKAVNYVFYTGYYSSIIFMTVLTIHRYVAVVHPMSVVMSRNSIHCYAISIVVWIISLCAAVPQATFKTVVKNPIDSQNEASDVIKLCDFEGQINWKLWSTYLQNGFFIVAFLIIAFCYTVILTRLLRPTSHTRKKTVHLIFFIVLFFFLGWGPFNVAIFLDSLISWGISPFNECEVSKSIDYLMYVSQMVAFSHCCLNPVVYVFMGIKFRNHLKKMLWTLCRNNVEPPNRNSRIIYSNGEEISMY; from the coding sequence ATGGATCTCCAATCAGTGACTACAAATCAGTTTGAAAACATTACTCCTGAATACTCTGATTACCTTGATGAAGCCTGTAATAAGATGAATGTCATCCAATTTGGGACGACCGTCACTCCGATCATTTTCATCATTGTGGTTGTGTTCAGCTGTGTGGGAAACACGCTGGTTTTGTGCGTCCTCGTGATGTATGAAAATCTGCGATGCCTCACCAACACATTCCTGCTGAATCTGGCCATCTCTGATCTGATTTTTACTGTCGGTTTGCCGTTCTGGGCCTACTACTATGTCAACGGCTGGACCCTTGGAGATCAAGCTTGCAAAGCAGTCAACTACGTGTTTTACACGGGATATTACAGCAGCATTATATTCATGACGGTTTTAACCATACATCGATACGTGGCTGTGGTCCACCCCATGTCAGTGGTCATGTCCAGAAATAGCATCCACTGCTACGCCATATCAATTGTGGTCTGGATCATCAGTTTATGCGCTGCCGTCCCGCAAGCCACGTTCAAAACGGTTGTGAAAAACCCTATTGACTCCCAAAACGAAGCCTCTGATGTTATCAAGCTCTGTGATTTCGAGGGTCAAATTAATTGGAAGCTCTGGAGCACGTACTTACAGAATGGCTTCTTCATTGTGGCTTTCCTGATCATCGCTTTCTGCTACACCGTGATTCTGACCCGGCTGCTTCGGCCGACGTCTCACACTCGCAAGAAGACCGTGCACCTCATCTTCTTCATcgtgctgttttttttcttgggATGGGGGCCGTTTAACGTGGCCATATTTCTGGACTCTCTGATTTCGTGGGGGATCTCTCCTTTTAACGAATGCGAGGTCAGTAAGTCAATTGACTACTTGATGTACGTCTCTCAGATGGTGGCGTTCTCACACTGCTGCCTCAATCCTGTGGTTTACGTTTTTATGGGGATAAAGTTCAGAAACCACTTGAAGAAAATGTTGTGGACTTTGTGTAGGAACAACGTGGAGCCTCCAAATCGAAACAGCAGGATTATTTACTCCAACGGCGAAGAAATATCCATGTATTAG